From Watersipora subatra chromosome 8, tzWatSuba1.1, whole genome shotgun sequence, a single genomic window includes:
- the LOC137401381 gene encoding uncharacterized protein: MMKSVIPLLLLALVSTLIVSAHSDPVEDYLRARAEDSSEVVISKPALDMDACRQGCLNYEVAKCSTALGKQLSLRCFQISEMPDVRSDCTEFCAKALAIVRMNE; this comes from the exons ATGATGAAGTCTGTGATCCCACTGTTGTTATTAGCCTTAGTTTCCACGCTTATCGTCTCTGCGCATTCTGACCCCGTAGAAGACTACCTGCGTGCGAGAGCTGAGGATTCTAGTGAG GTGGTGATTAGCAAGCCAGCACTTGACATGGATGCCTGTCGACAAGGTTGCCTCAATTACGAAGTAGCGAAATGTTCTACAGCTCTTGGGAAGCAATTGAGTTTAAGATGCTTTCAAATCTCTGAAATGCCCGACGTGAGATCAGACTGCACCGAGTTCTGCGCCAAGGCTCTTGCTATAGTGAGAATGAATGAATAA